The following is a genomic window from Thaumasiovibrio subtropicus.
GTGGATAAACAGCGCCGCCCTCTCTCGAGGGCGGCGTTTTGCTTTTATGGCATCTCATCGATGACAGGCGGAGCATAATGTTTGGCATCGAGCTTAAGCCATTCCGGTAACAAAGTACCAATGGAGATGGAAGACCAGGTGCCGCAAACAATGCCGATAAACAGTGCGGTGGCAAAACCGCGTAAGGGCTCGCCACCCATGAACCACAGTGCGGCAACGGTGAGAAGTGTTGTGCCTGAGGTGACGACGGTACGTGAAAAGGTGCTGCGCACGGCGTTATCACACACTTCGCCGATGGCCATCTCAGGTTTGGCGGTGAGGTATTCGCGGATACGGTCAGCAATGATAATCGAGTCATTTAGCGAATAGCCTAAGATAGCCAACACGGCAGCAAATACCGTTAAGTCGAATGCCATTTGCGTTAACGCAAAAAAGCCCAGCACCAACACGACATCATGGATGAGGGCAATCATAGCACCGCTCGCCAATCGCCACTCAAAGCGATAACTGAGATAGGCTAAGATGGCCATTAGGGTCGCAAATAAGGCGAGCCCACTCTGTTCCATCAAGTCTTGCCCGACTTGTGCACCAACGATGCTATTGCTAACAAGGGAGATGTTGTCGCTCATTGTGCTCAGCACTTCACTCGTCGCCATCTCAACGCTAGGTGCTTGGTAGCGAATCACCCAACGCCCATCACCGCCAAGTGGTGTGACGGTGGCATTGACGCCGAGCGCATTCTCAAAACCCGTTTTTAAGGTTTCGCTGTCAATGTGCAGTGGCGCTTCAACTTCCGTCATCATGCCGCCAGTAAAGTCGAGGCCATAGTTAAGCCCTCGTGTGCCTAATGACATGAGTGCGAGGGTTAAAAACATCACCGAAAACCAACCGGTGATTAAGCGAACACGTCGCATGTGTTGAGTAAAGAAAGCGTTCATTATTAAATCCTCACATCTCGGCGGGTGTCTTGGCCCCAAAGTAGATTGATCACGGCGCGGGATACAAAGATGCCCGTGAACATGCTGGTGACTAACCCTAACCCGAGGGTTAAGGCAAACCCCTTGATGGGGCCGCTACCAATGCTAAAGAGCACTAGGGCGGTGATCATGGAGGTCAAGTTGGCATCCAGTATGGTGCGAAATGCGCTGGAAAAACCGAGATCAATCGCTTGCGCATAGCTGCGACCAGATTGGAGTTTGTCGCGAATTCGTTCAAAGATGAGCACATTGGTATCGACGGCCATACCCACAGTCAACACGATGCCGGCAATACCGGGAAGGGTCAGCACCGTCCCCGGTAGTAGAGCGATGAGACCAAGTAGTGAGACCATATTGAGTAGCAATGCGGCATTCGCTACCCAGCCAAGTCGGCGATACCAGCACGCCATAAATGCCAGAGTCAGCGATAAGCCCAGAGCCAGTGCCGAAAAGCCGTTGCGAATGTTTTCGCTACCGAGTGACGCGCCAATCGTGCGCTCTTCAACGATGGTAATCGGTGCGGTGAGCGAACCCGCCCGTAGCAGTAAGGCGAGCTGTTGTGCATCTTGGCGAGAGCCCGCGCCGGTGATCCGAAACTGACTCCCCAGTTGGGTTTGGATGGTGGCAATACTGATAACGCGCTCTTGCAGTGCCATGCTGCCATCCTCGTTGGTGTGGTATTCACGATAGACCGTGGCCATCGGTTTACCAATATTCGTCCCAGAGTGTGATTGCATGACACGCCCACCTGCGCTGTCGAGTGAGATATTGACCTCAGGACGTCCCATCTCATCACTGCCGGATTGCGCATTCACAATATGATCGCCCGTCAATATTGGACGCGGCGCGAGAACAATAGGGTTGCCTTGTTCATCGTCTAATATCAGGTTTCTACGGTTAAAGCGGGTTTCCTCAGCCAATACTTCGTAGAAAGCGAGGCTGGCCGTTGCGCCAATGACTTGTTTCGCTTGGGTTGGATCTTGAACACCCGGCAGTTCAATACGGATATGATGTTCGCCCTGACGTTGCACCAGTGCTTCGGTGATACCGAGTTCTTCAATACGCTCACGCAGTGTCGTGAGATTTTGCTGAATGACATCGCGGGTAAATTGGGTGATAAACGCGTCTGATGGTGCGACAACAAGCGCTCGAGACCCTCGTTCGAGAGTCCAACCTGAGTGATGTTGACGTAGATAGCGGTGAACAATTTCGCGCGCTTTGTCTGAGGTGTTCACTAACATGAGTTCGTCACCCGTAGGCACAAAACGTACCCCCGTAATGCGTTCTGCGCGCAATTCAGCACGAAGTGCATCTTCGATGGCATCACGTTGTTCAAAGAGCGCTGTTTCGATATCAACTTTCAACAGAAACTGCACCCCGCCACGTAGGTCCAAGCCGAGTTTTATGGGGGTGAAGCCCAATTGCTGCAACCAGTGAGGGGCAACGGAGACATAGCCAAAGGTTAAGCTGTCATCGTCACTGAATACTGCGTTCAGTAACGCCGCTGCTTTCGCTTGTTGATCTTCGTCTTCAAAGATCAGTTGTGTACCTTGGCTATCTTGTTCGATAGCCAATGGTGTTAGGTTGTTATCGAGTAACGTGCGTGACAGTGCGCCTATATCGAATGTTGATTGATGGGGTAGCAATACGGCGGGTTTTTCACCATACCAAGTGGGTAAAGCGCTTAAGGTCAGGGTGATGATCGCAATGATCAAAATGATATATTTCCACGTCGGGTAGCGGTTTAATGCCTGCGACGTTGGGCGTGCATTTCTCATAGGTATTCTTGTCCTCTCAGTACGGGCTGAGTCAGAAAAATCAGGGATTTAAACTGGTGTGACCGTGGCGAGCTGCACGCAGAAGCGAGCGCTCTGATGTCACAGAGGATCAGGAAAATTGGCTATTGAGTGCCACATAGAGGGCGTTGGTTTCTTTCCACCCCGCTAACCGGAAGTGATGGGCATAACTTCGATAGGGAGCCTCAGTGAATTGAAGCGAGTCAGCCACAGTGTGTTGCGTAAAGGTCGCCGTCAGGAAAGGAGGTGTTGTGGGCTCTTCATCACTGTCACTGCTTCGAACTTGTCTCAGCAGGCCACAAGCGCGTGTCTGAGGCAATACCGCCAGTTCGTTAGGGGTGATGGGGGTGTCAGATTGGGGCGCAGGGGATCCAATATCCCATGGCGCATTATGGGGAAGCTGCAGTGATGTTCCCGCGTGTTGAGCGCCTGATAGCAGATAGTCTTGTGCCGTAGCTGGTAACACGTTTACCAGCAGAACAAACCAAATGATATGGAAAATCCGCAGCAACATACTGTTATGCTCTCAGTAAGGGGAAGGAAATTGTATGGCGTGTTTGCGGGAAGAACAAGCGAAAATGTGACGACAGTTGCACTTCTCTATCTGAAGGTGCCCTTGATTGGGCACCTTGTTGAGAGGAGGCTAGACCATTTCAGTATCGACAGAATCGTGCGACGCTTCGGTGCTCGACGTGGCGCTTTGAGGCTGAGAAAGCCAATACTTATCCGGCGATAGAATATTATTGGGGTCCATTGCCTGTTTGAGATTGGCTAGGAACTGGCGGTTGGCTTGGTTAATGTAAGGCGTAATGGGTTCAAACAGGTTTGAGCCACTGCGGTATGGGCAGTAACCCGCGCCAAGCAAGGCATCATCCACCTCTTGATAAAAAGCGGCGGCTTTTTCAATTTCTTCCGGTGTTTTGCCATAGCGAATGTTGGCAATAAGTACCACGGCGCGCCCGGTGATATTGGTCATTGAATAGCGCTCTTCGTAGCCATATTTTTCAAACACGGTTTTGCAGGTGGCAATCATTTTGGCGATGCTATCAGGTGTCGGGCTGCTGATTGCGCATATCCAACGGAAGTAAGCCGGAAACTCAGAGGTCTTCATCTCTGAATGGGCGTCGCGATAATCGAGCAAGGTTTTGACTGCATCATCAGAGGGTACGCCTTTCTTCAGATCAACGATGAGTTGCAAGCTCGATATCATTGGGTTTTTAAGGTACGTATTGATCTTCTTGAGTATTTTCCAGCGAAAATCGTTCAGCATCACCACGCGTGAGTTAGGGATGCTTCGACTGATCACTTTCTTAAAGTGTTTGAAACGCGCTTTAACGATGCCTTTTGGCCCTGCTAATGAGGTGGTCAGGACCCAAGCGGCCGGCGCCTTGATCGCTTGGTCGCCCAACGCACGTGCCATACTCACGGTATGTACGCCGCTGGTGACAACGCCGTCGAGTTTAAGCTTGGCAATGGTCGAGACCATCGCCGGGGCATCCTCATCATTTTTGCACAACACCATCACCGTCATTTGATGTTCGGGTTTAGGTTGTACGGCAATGGCCATTTCTAACACGATGCCCAAGTTCGACTGTGAGAAGAGGCCATTGACGACAGGGCCAATACCATAAGGGTAGAGATGAGCGGCAATGCTCTCATCAAACATGCCCATCCCCGTGTTAATGATATCGCCATTAGGGAGCAGAACACGCATCGAGAGCACGTTACCAAATCGGTCACTGTAATCGGTATGGCCGAAACCGCGCTCCAAAATGTTACCCACTACGCTGGTGTGCAACCCCGCGGCGGTGACATCCAGTTGCAAATTGGAGTTTGCTGCTTGTAGTGCTTGATAGAGTTCGGATTGAGTAATGCCAGCCTGTACTCGTACAAACGCATGTGCTTCATTGATCTCTAGCGTTTGATTAAGTCGACTTAAATTAACGATAACTTGATTGGCTTTCGTCCCTTGAGATGTGCCGTAGCCCCAGTTTCGGCCCTGTGCCACGGGGTGGATCTCAAATTGGTGCTGGTTGGCGGCTTTGACTAGAGCGACAAGTTCTTGTTCGGATTCTGGAAAAACAATGGCGACGGGAGGGTGGATACTGCCGTTGAGAGCGAGCCCTTGCTCTTGCAATGTTTCGTGATCTTGAATGATTTGGGAAGTGGAAAATATATCACTGAGGTGATTAATTATCGGAGTAGCCATTATTGAATTCCCCTTACTGAATAGTTTGCGTTCACTGGGTTGCATATTAATATGCTTGCCAATCCAAATAGATATTTACTTCGTCGATTTACATCATGTAGATATTTATTTGCGATCTGCCACTCAATAATCATGTATTCGGAAGTGTAAGAAAAACACGGATATTAACTTGCCTCAAACAACAGGCTATTGTGTCTTATCTTTAATCGCTCAATTATTGACTGTTTTGTTATTTGAAGCTAGCGAGGGGCAGGATGAAATACGGTACATTCAAAAATATATATTGCCAAACAGAAGAAGAAAAAATCACCGCATATAATATTCGTTATCAGGCATACACTCATGTTGGATTTAACCCAACAGATACTCATGGCTTATTTACGGATCCGCACGATGAAGCGCCAAACAACTTTACCTTTTTGCTAAAAGATAATGGGAAACCTATTGGCACAACGCGGCTGAGTATCGTGCATCGTCCTTTCGGCTGGATAGATGTTCCCAGCCGCGCTGGGTTTGAAGACGAGTTTTTAGCCTTAGAGCAAGAGTATGACGCCATTATTGAAGCGGGACGACTTGCGGTGTTACCTGATCTCAGGGGCTCAACGCCAACTGTGATTGAAGCGTTACAGTGCGCCCCTTACTCTTTCATGTCTAAGTTTGGTCGTACAGCCATTGTGTGTGCATCGGGTAAACGCCACTTACGTTATTACCAGCGCAACGGTATGAAGAGCATGTGTGGTTTTGCGCCAAGGCCGAATGCAGCGATTGAGTTGACGTTAATGGTGAAAGATTGTGATTTCGAGCGCCATATCACGCAGTGTGGAATGAAACAAAGTACCATCGATAACCTCATTCCTACGATCCCGAAAGAAAAGTTGGATAATCATCGACAAATTGAATGTCTAGTATAGAAATAACTATTTTGGAAAGGCGAAGGCATTAATATATCGCACAATGGAATACTGACAAATTAGTTATTACAAAGAAGGTCATGACGATTATTTAATAGTGCTATGCACTCTCCCGCTACCGACTATTTATAAATTCGGGTTGAGATTTCTACATAGAGTTAAAAAGGGAGTACGCCGATTTTGTCAATAAATCATACCCAAGGTTCTAATTGAAACTTGGGTATCGTCAAGCTTTTTGAGCTAGCTTGAGCATGGTAGGTTAGTGCTTGAAGGTATTTGCAGCGTTAGGGTTGAGGGATACCATATCACCGACGGGATTAATCAAGTGTGGGATGATCTTTGGCAGATTCAAGACGATATCTTCATCTTCCACGGGGTTAATGTGTAGGTGATACCAGCCAAGCAAGCCAAACACGGCATAGCCAATCGCTTCATCTTCGTCGCCATGCTCGATGATAATTTGTAGGAAACGCAATAGGGTTTTGTCGTTTGCCCCGGCTTGGTCAAAGGTCTCTTTGTAGATAGCGATGGCTTCACCAACTAAGCCTTCAAAATCAGTTTCAATTGCGAGTTGAAATGACCCGCCATCAACAGAAATTTTCATAGTTATTTATCACTTGTAGGGATGAATGAGGGAGTGAGGGAATATTAGCGGATTCCCTCATTGATGTCGCGCTTCGTTATTTATTTTATATTCGAGCAACCACTAGGTGCTTGTTCAGCGAGAGTTTCTAGGCTTGCATCGAAGCGCTGCTTTGAAGGTCAAGTGGGCTTCTTCAAAAGGAAGCAACAGAGGTGGCGAGCCTAGAAAGCTCGCCCTTCTGAAGTCTACACCTTGAGGTCGTTAGAACATAGACCTTGCGCGACCGCCATCTGCTGCGCAAATCGCGGGCCGAGCCATAAGCTAGGCAGCAGGATCAAGGAGACAGGGACTGCGGTAATGACGATAAAAGATTGCAGCGCACTGATGCCACCTTCTCCCATCGCAATCAAGGCAATGGCGACCAACCCCATGGTAATGCCCCAAAAAGCACGGATGATCGCATTGGGCTCTTTGTCACCGCTGATGACCATGCTGATGGTGTAGGTCATCGAGTCGCCAGTGGTGACAATAAAGGTAGTGGTCAAGATGAGAAACAAGATCGAAACCAACACTGGCGCGGGCAACTGACCAGTAATTGCCAATAACACAGCAGGCAGATTAAACCCTTCAAACGCAGAAGCAATAACGCCGGGATTCGCCATTTCAAACGCCAGTCCACTGCCACCGATGGCGCTGAACCAGAAACAGGTAATCAGCGGCGCGACAATACTGATGGAAAGGACTAGCTGACGCAGGGTACGACCACGAGAAATACGCGCAATGAAAATGGCCATCATTGGCCCATAGCCAATAAACCATCCCCAGAAAAAGACTGTCCACCAACTTAGCCAGCCAGTGTCTTGGCGATAGAGGGCCATCACGACAAAGTTATCGACTAATGTACCGACCCCTTGTAGGTAGCCATCAATAATAAAGGCCGAGGGGCCAAATAGCAGAATAAAGCCGATCAGCAGAGTGGAAAGTATGATGTTGTAGCGGCTCACCAGTTGAATGCCTCTGCCCACGCCACTGAGCGCAGACAAGGTGTACATGGCCATTGCAAACAGAATAACGGTAACCTGCGTCGCAAAGGTATCAGGTAGACCGAACAAGCTATTTAGCGCATAGCTAACCTGCAAGCCGAGAAAGCCAATGGGGCCAATAGTGCCTGCTGCAACAGCAATAACGCAGAAGGTATCGGTAAGGGTGCCGATTTTACCGTCGATGGCGCGTTGACCAAACACAGGGTAAAGCAGGGTTCGAGGTTTTAGAGGAAGGCCTTTGTCGTAGTGGAGATGCATTAGCACTACCGACGTTAAGCAGCCCAAAATGGCCCAAGCTAGGAAACCCCAGTGCATAAAGGATTGGGATAGGGCATTGATAGCTGATTGCTTTACCGATACCTCACCAAAGAGAGGGGGGGTAGAGACAAAGTGTGCAATGGGTTCCGCTGCGGCCCAAAACACGCCGCCTCCGGCGAGTAAGGTGCAGAGCACTATCGATAACCATTTGAAGGTGGAGATTTCAGGTGTTTGAATCCCCCCTAATCGCACCGCGCCCGTGCGTCCTAACGCTAGCGCAATACCAATGACAAAGTTGGCGAGCAAAAGCACCTGCCAAAAGGCGCCAAAATAGGTGGTTGCCAGATTAAAACCTGTGTTTACAAGGGTAGATAGTAGTGGTGCGTTGGTCACTGCTAATAGAACAAAAACAATAAAAAAAGCACTACTGAGCTGGAATGTAGGGTTACTTAATTGGAGTTTCTGAAAAAGGTTTGCCGTTTCCTGAGCGGAGGGACTTTCAGCCAAAACAGCACTGCTGGTGGCTTGAGTCATATCGGACATGAGTTAAATCGCTTTTTTAAGGCTGAGAGAGGAACTCAGCATGTGTTTTGCTTCATAAGTTTTCATTTTCATGTGAAGCTCGTCACGAAATTGTAGCATGAATGGCATCTTGAACGATACTAGAAGCGTAAATCAGTTTGGGAAGGCTCAATGTTAGACCTAGAAACTGTGCTAGCAAAACAGCCTGATTCGCTGAAAATAGAGTGAAGGTGATCCAATTTTCTAGACATGCCGTAAACAGGTCTAACTATCAACTCTTCAGGAGCAAGTAATGAAACACCTATGGAAAGGGCTAACACTGTTTTTCTCTGCATTGGTCATGACAGGCTGCTTGGGTAAACCCGAAAATGTCGAGCCTGTGCAGGATTTCGAACTCGATCGTTATCTTGGCAAGTGGTATGAGATAGCAAGACTCGATCACTCTTTCGAGCGTGGATTAGACGGTGTCACCGCAGAGTATTCTATGCGTGGTGATGGCGGTGTGAAAGTGGTAAATCGGGGCATTGATATTGAAACTGGCCAGCTGGATGAGGCAGTGGGTAAGGCGTATTTTGTGAATAGTGCCGATGAAGCCTTCCTTAAAGTCTCGTTTTTCGGGCCTTTCTATGGCTCATATATCGTTTGGGACCTTGAAGAAAATTATCAGTATGCCTTTGTCTCCGGCCCTGATCTCGATTACCTCTGGTTGCTGTCGCGCACACCGGATATTGCACCAGAAGTGGTGGTCGATTTTCAACGCAAAGCCGAAGCGATTGGCTTTGATGTGAGCCAACTGATCTATGTCAATCATTGATCCTTGCTTTAGCTTCATCGCTTGAACGCCAGCCAGTGAGAGGTTGGCGTTTTATTTGTCCCTTCTCCAATCCGATCGCTTTGCCTCACTTCATCTTGGCGCAAATATTCAATTATCTACCGCTTATCGCCAGTAATCTGAATCTGTAACCCATTATTTAGGAGCAGACGATGAGCGACCTTTCCTTTCTTTCTTCCGAACCGGATGCGGTGCTGGCAACAACCGCATTCGTCTATGACAAGCGATTCAAAAACAGACGTCCCATGTTTTCTATGGCGCTCACGATCCAACGCAGTGCCGAAGGGAAGGTGGAAGCCCAGCGTGATTGGTATGGGGTGGGGGATACAGTCATCGCGAGCGAAACCTTGGTATGGAGTGGCACGCACGGTATTACGCATATGGGGATGCACAACCCAAGTTTAGAAGAACGTGGCGCGCTTTCTCATGATAACGGTAAAGGTGAGTTTC
Proteins encoded in this region:
- the secD gene encoding protein translocase subunit SecD; translation: MRNARPTSQALNRYPTWKYIILIIAIITLTLSALPTWYGEKPAVLLPHQSTFDIGALSRTLLDNNLTPLAIEQDSQGTQLIFEDEDQQAKAAALLNAVFSDDDSLTFGYVSVAPHWLQQLGFTPIKLGLDLRGGVQFLLKVDIETALFEQRDAIEDALRAELRAERITGVRFVPTGDELMLVNTSDKAREIVHRYLRQHHSGWTLERGSRALVVAPSDAFITQFTRDVIQQNLTTLRERIEELGITEALVQRQGEHHIRIELPGVQDPTQAKQVIGATASLAFYEVLAEETRFNRRNLILDDEQGNPIVLAPRPILTGDHIVNAQSGSDEMGRPEVNISLDSAGGRVMQSHSGTNIGKPMATVYREYHTNEDGSMALQERVISIATIQTQLGSQFRITGAGSRQDAQQLALLLRAGSLTAPITIVEERTIGASLGSENIRNGFSALALGLSLTLAFMACWYRRLGWVANAALLLNMVSLLGLIALLPGTVLTLPGIAGIVLTVGMAVDTNVLIFERIRDKLQSGRSYAQAIDLGFSSAFRTILDANLTSMITALVLFSIGSGPIKGFALTLGLGLVTSMFTGIFVSRAVINLLWGQDTRRDVRI
- a CDS encoding BCCT family transporter — protein: MSDMTQATSSAVLAESPSAQETANLFQKLQLSNPTFQLSSAFFIVFVLLAVTNAPLLSTLVNTGFNLATTYFGAFWQVLLLANFVIGIALALGRTGAVRLGGIQTPEISTFKWLSIVLCTLLAGGGVFWAAAEPIAHFVSTPPLFGEVSVKQSAINALSQSFMHWGFLAWAILGCLTSVVLMHLHYDKGLPLKPRTLLYPVFGQRAIDGKIGTLTDTFCVIAVAAGTIGPIGFLGLQVSYALNSLFGLPDTFATQVTVILFAMAMYTLSALSGVGRGIQLVSRYNIILSTLLIGFILLFGPSAFIIDGYLQGVGTLVDNFVVMALYRQDTGWLSWWTVFFWGWFIGYGPMMAIFIARISRGRTLRQLVLSISIVAPLITCFWFSAIGGSGLAFEMANPGVIASAFEGFNLPAVLLAITGQLPAPVLVSILFLILTTTFIVTTGDSMTYTISMVISGDKEPNAIIRAFWGITMGLVAIALIAMGEGGISALQSFIVITAVPVSLILLPSLWLGPRFAQQMAVAQGLCSNDLKV
- the secF gene encoding protein translocase subunit SecF, which encodes MNAFFTQHMRRVRLITGWFSVMFLTLALMSLGTRGLNYGLDFTGGMMTEVEAPLHIDSETLKTGFENALGVNATVTPLGGDGRWVIRYQAPSVEMATSEVLSTMSDNISLVSNSIVGAQVGQDLMEQSGLALFATLMAILAYLSYRFEWRLASGAMIALIHDVVLVLGFFALTQMAFDLTVFAAVLAILGYSLNDSIIIADRIREYLTAKPEMAIGEVCDNAVRSTFSRTVVTSGTTLLTVAALWFMGGEPLRGFATALFIGIVCGTWSSISIGTLLPEWLKLDAKHYAPPVIDEMP
- a CDS encoding FAD-binding oxidoreductase; its protein translation is MATPIINHLSDIFSTSQIIQDHETLQEQGLALNGSIHPPVAIVFPESEQELVALVKAANQHQFEIHPVAQGRNWGYGTSQGTKANQVIVNLSRLNQTLEINEAHAFVRVQAGITQSELYQALQAANSNLQLDVTAAGLHTSVVGNILERGFGHTDYSDRFGNVLSMRVLLPNGDIINTGMGMFDESIAAHLYPYGIGPVVNGLFSQSNLGIVLEMAIAVQPKPEHQMTVMVLCKNDEDAPAMVSTIAKLKLDGVVTSGVHTVSMARALGDQAIKAPAAWVLTTSLAGPKGIVKARFKHFKKVISRSIPNSRVVMLNDFRWKILKKINTYLKNPMISSLQLIVDLKKGVPSDDAVKTLLDYRDAHSEMKTSEFPAYFRWICAISSPTPDSIAKMIATCKTVFEKYGYEERYSMTNITGRAVVLIANIRYGKTPEEIEKAAAFYQEVDDALLGAGYCPYRSGSNLFEPITPYINQANRQFLANLKQAMDPNNILSPDKYWLSQPQSATSSTEASHDSVDTEMV
- a CDS encoding N-acyl amino acid synthase FeeM domain-containing protein, which codes for MKYGTFKNIYCQTEEEKITAYNIRYQAYTHVGFNPTDTHGLFTDPHDEAPNNFTFLLKDNGKPIGTTRLSIVHRPFGWIDVPSRAGFEDEFLALEQEYDAIIEAGRLAVLPDLRGSTPTVIEALQCAPYSFMSKFGRTAIVCASGKRHLRYYQRNGMKSMCGFAPRPNAAIELTLMVKDCDFERHITQCGMKQSTIDNLIPTIPKEKLDNHRQIECLV
- a CDS encoding lipocalin family protein — its product is MKHLWKGLTLFFSALVMTGCLGKPENVEPVQDFELDRYLGKWYEIARLDHSFERGLDGVTAEYSMRGDGGVKVVNRGIDIETGQLDEAVGKAYFVNSADEAFLKVSFFGPFYGSYIVWDLEENYQYAFVSGPDLDYLWLLSRTPDIAPEVVVDFQRKAEAIGFDVSQLIYVNH